From Streptomyces asiaticus, one genomic window encodes:
- a CDS encoding CBS domain-containing protein produces the protein MHHRTVGDLMTRPVVQAPRELPFKELVALLAESDVTAVPVVDGSGRPIGVVSEGDLLRKSSGQADPSGLLPVPHLEAWERAKAEGARAEELMSAPAVCARPEWTVVEAARVMSDRNIKRLPVVDETDKLLGIISRGDLLRVFLRHDDAIRDEIERDLLRRTLRLAPSAMTVDVREGEVTLDGSVEARSLVPVIVRLCRGVDGVVSVTEHIAYDTDDTGGPALAA, from the coding sequence ATGCACCACAGAACGGTCGGAGACCTCATGACGCGCCCGGTGGTCCAGGCGCCCCGTGAGTTGCCGTTCAAGGAACTCGTGGCGCTGCTCGCGGAGAGCGATGTCACCGCCGTACCGGTCGTGGACGGCTCGGGACGTCCGATCGGCGTGGTGTCGGAGGGCGATCTGCTGCGCAAGTCATCCGGCCAGGCGGACCCCTCCGGTCTCCTGCCGGTCCCGCATCTGGAGGCGTGGGAGCGCGCGAAGGCGGAGGGGGCGAGAGCGGAGGAGCTGATGTCGGCGCCCGCCGTGTGCGCGCGTCCGGAGTGGACGGTCGTCGAGGCGGCCCGTGTGATGTCGGACCGGAACATCAAGCGGCTTCCCGTGGTGGACGAGACCGACAAGCTGCTCGGCATCATCAGCCGTGGCGATCTGCTGCGGGTGTTCCTGCGCCACGATGACGCGATCCGCGACGAGATCGAACGGGATCTGCTGCGGCGAACACTGCGGCTGGCGCCCTCGGCCATGACGGTCGACGTACGGGAGGGCGAGGTCACGCTGGACGGATCGGTCGAGGCCAGGAGCCTGGTCCCGGTCATCGTGAGACTGTGCCGGGGCGTCGACGGGGTCGTCTCGGTCACCGAACACATCGCCTACGACACCGATGACACCGGCGGCCCCGCCCTGGCCGCGTGA
- a CDS encoding hydrogenase maturation protease, which yields MTGRVVVIGVGNPFRRDDGVGPAVIEALRARAPAGTVLTDSDGEPGRMLGLWHRQDAVIVVEVVHAHPGQPGRLHTLTAERAARCAARSASTHALGLGETFALAAALDRMPRELTVHAVEGEDFDLGRGLSTAVADALPELIRHVAKAIDKAHDRLRCAGALTDERGSA from the coding sequence ATGACGGGCCGGGTGGTGGTCATCGGAGTGGGCAATCCGTTCCGCCGGGACGACGGCGTCGGCCCGGCCGTCATCGAGGCCCTGCGCGCCCGAGCACCCGCGGGCACGGTGCTGACCGACAGCGACGGCGAGCCCGGGAGGATGCTCGGCCTGTGGCACCGTCAGGACGCCGTCATCGTGGTCGAAGTGGTGCACGCGCACCCCGGGCAGCCGGGGCGGCTGCACACGCTGACGGCGGAGCGGGCCGCGCGCTGCGCCGCACGCTCCGCCAGTACCCACGCCCTCGGGCTCGGCGAGACATTCGCCCTGGCGGCGGCGCTCGACCGGATGCCCAGGGAGCTGACGGTGCATGCGGTGGAGGGCGAGGACTTCGACCTCGGCCGCGGGCTCAGCACCGCGGTGGCGGACGCGCTCCCCGAGTTGATCCGTCACGTGGCCAAGGCCATCGACAAGGCGCACGACCGGCTTCGGTGCGCGGGCGCGCTGACCGACGAGCGGGGAAGCGCATAG
- a CDS encoding universal stress protein, with protein sequence MEQVVTVGLDGSPESLAAAHWAADEAERRELALRLTHAWILLAPPTPDSPAADDQNYWAKRIVHDAHTELARDHPKLTIIEDLVADEAEPALLDAAAHSRLLVLGSRGLDRVASFFLGDTGLHTIARAERPVVLMRAGQGAEGRRRHVVVGLSLHGPQDNLLEFAYVTAFTRDVPLHAVHGRKPDGARAATGGDDTARDTMERARRELDEVLRPWREKFPRVKVVDEIRLESPARAVVQAAADSDLLMVGRRKHPPALGPRLGPVVQAAAHHAGCPVAVVPHE encoded by the coding sequence ATGGAACAAGTGGTCACCGTGGGCCTCGACGGCTCACCCGAGAGCCTGGCCGCCGCGCACTGGGCCGCGGACGAGGCGGAGCGGCGTGAGTTGGCGCTGCGTCTGACGCACGCGTGGATCCTGCTGGCCCCGCCCACGCCCGACAGCCCGGCGGCCGATGACCAGAACTACTGGGCGAAGCGGATCGTGCACGACGCGCACACCGAGCTGGCCCGTGACCATCCGAAGCTGACCATCATCGAGGACCTGGTGGCGGACGAGGCCGAGCCGGCCCTGCTCGACGCGGCGGCGCACTCCCGCCTGCTGGTGCTCGGGTCGCGGGGGCTGGACCGGGTGGCGAGCTTCTTCCTCGGTGACACCGGGCTGCACACCATAGCCCGGGCGGAACGGCCGGTGGTGCTGATGCGCGCGGGGCAGGGGGCGGAAGGACGACGACGGCATGTGGTCGTGGGCCTGAGCCTGCACGGCCCGCAGGACAACCTCCTGGAGTTCGCCTACGTCACGGCGTTCACCCGCGATGTGCCCCTGCACGCCGTCCACGGACGCAAGCCCGACGGGGCACGCGCCGCCACCGGGGGCGATGACACGGCCCGGGACACCATGGAGCGGGCGCGACGGGAGCTGGACGAGGTGCTGCGGCCGTGGCGGGAGAAGTTCCCCCGGGTGAAGGTCGTCGACGAGATCCGGCTGGAGAGCCCGGCCCGAGCCGTCGTCCAGGCCGCGGCCGACAGCGATCTGCTGATGGTCGGACGGCGCAAGCACCCGCCCGCACTGGGGCCCCGCCTGGGCCCCGTGGTGCAGGCCGCGGCGCACCACGCGGGGTGTCCGGTCGCCGTCGTACCCCACGAATGA
- a CDS encoding HypC/HybG/HupF family hydrogenase formation chaperone — MCLAVPGRVVGIEERDGTPMGRVDFGGVVKDVCLVYLPEIEVGEYAIVHVGFAIQRLDEESALATLRLFERIGALDEEFGDAWARAAAEAESAPEEENR; from the coding sequence ATGTGCCTGGCGGTACCCGGCCGCGTGGTCGGCATCGAGGAACGGGACGGTACGCCGATGGGGCGGGTCGACTTCGGCGGGGTGGTCAAGGACGTCTGCCTCGTGTATCTGCCGGAGATCGAGGTCGGTGAGTACGCGATCGTCCACGTCGGCTTCGCGATCCAGCGGCTCGACGAGGAGTCCGCCCTGGCCACCCTCCGGCTCTTCGAGCGGATCGGCGCACTGGACGAGGAGTTCGGCGATGCCTGGGCACGTGCGGCGGCCGAGGCGGAAAGCGCGCCCGAGGAGGAGAACCGGTGA
- the hypE gene encoding hydrogenase expression/formation protein HypE: protein MGHGGGGALSAELTRHLFLPAYGGETLGGLTDSAAVTLGGARLAFSTDSYVVRPLFFPGGSIGDLAVNGTVNDLAMSGAVPAYLSCAFILEEGTELSTVGRVAQALGAAARAADVTVVTGDTKVVDSGHGDGVYVNTAGIGLIPEGVDIRPQRARPGDAVIVSGPIGQHGIAILSVREGLTFGTEVVSDTAPLAGLVQTMLAVTPDIHVLRDPTRGGLAAALNEIAAASATGVVLDEAAVPVPEAVATACALLGLDPMYVANEGRLVAFVPRTQADAVLDAMRAHPRGREAVVIGECVAEHPGMVVARTGLGGTRIVDLPLGEQLPRIC from the coding sequence ATGGGCCACGGTGGTGGCGGAGCGCTTTCCGCGGAGCTCACCCGGCACCTGTTCCTCCCGGCCTACGGTGGCGAGACGCTGGGAGGACTCACCGACTCGGCCGCCGTCACGCTCGGCGGTGCCCGGCTGGCCTTCTCGACCGACTCCTACGTCGTCCGCCCGCTGTTCTTCCCCGGCGGGAGCATCGGGGACCTGGCGGTCAACGGCACCGTCAACGACCTGGCCATGAGCGGAGCCGTTCCCGCGTACCTGTCCTGCGCGTTCATCCTGGAGGAGGGCACGGAGCTGAGCACCGTCGGCCGGGTCGCCCAGGCGCTCGGCGCGGCCGCCCGCGCGGCGGACGTCACCGTGGTCACCGGCGACACCAAGGTGGTCGACTCCGGCCACGGCGACGGCGTGTACGTGAACACGGCGGGGATCGGGCTGATCCCCGAGGGTGTGGACATCCGTCCGCAGCGTGCCCGGCCCGGTGATGCGGTGATCGTCAGCGGACCGATCGGACAGCACGGCATCGCGATCCTCAGCGTCCGCGAAGGGCTGACCTTCGGCACCGAGGTGGTCAGTGACACCGCGCCCCTGGCCGGACTGGTCCAGACGATGCTCGCCGTCACCCCCGATATCCACGTCTTGCGCGACCCGACGAGAGGCGGCCTGGCCGCCGCACTCAACGAGATCGCGGCAGCCTCGGCCACCGGCGTCGTCCTGGACGAGGCGGCGGTGCCCGTCCCGGAGGCGGTGGCCACCGCATGCGCCCTCCTCGGCCTGGACCCGATGTACGTGGCCAACGAGGGCCGCCTGGTCGCCTTCGTGCCCAGGACCCAGGCCGACGCGGTCCTGGACGCGATGCGCGCGCACCCGAGGGGACGCGAGGCGGTCGTGATCGGCGAGTGCGTGGCCGAACACCCCGGCATGGTCGTCGCCCGTACCGGACTGGGCGGGACCCGGATCGTGGATCTGCCACTCGGTGAGCAACTGCCCCGGATCTGCTGA
- the hypD gene encoding hydrogenase formation protein HypD: protein MKYIDEFQDPALARRLLDDIARSVTRPWSMMEVCGGQTHSIIRHGIDQLLPENIELIHGPGCPVCVTPLEVIDKALEIASRPGVVFCSFGDMLRVPGSDRDLFRVKSDGGDVRVVYSPMDALRIAQQTPDQQVVFFGVGFETTAPAIAMTAHQAKRLEVRNFSLLVSHVRVPPAIEAIMRSPSCRVQAFLAAGHVCSVMGTLEYPALADTYQVPIVVTGFEPLDILEGIRRAVRQLERGEHRVENAYPRAVRPQGNPVALSVLREVFTTTDRAWRGIGTIPDSGWRLTDAYRDYDAEHRFEVAGLATEESAVCRSGEVLQGLIKPHECAAFGTACTPRTPLGATMVSNEGACAAYYLYRRLATPRTEETASVG from the coding sequence GTGAAATACATCGACGAGTTCCAGGACCCTGCCCTGGCCCGAAGGCTCCTGGACGACATCGCCCGGTCGGTCACCCGGCCTTGGTCGATGATGGAGGTGTGCGGCGGTCAGACGCACTCGATCATCCGGCACGGCATCGACCAACTGCTGCCCGAGAACATCGAGTTGATCCACGGGCCGGGCTGTCCGGTCTGCGTCACTCCGCTGGAAGTGATCGACAAGGCGCTGGAGATCGCCTCCCGCCCGGGCGTGGTCTTCTGCTCATTCGGCGACATGCTCCGGGTGCCGGGGAGCGACCGTGACCTGTTCCGGGTCAAGAGCGACGGTGGTGACGTCCGAGTCGTCTACTCACCGATGGACGCGCTGCGGATCGCCCAGCAGACCCCGGACCAGCAGGTGGTGTTCTTCGGAGTCGGCTTCGAGACCACCGCTCCCGCCATCGCCATGACGGCCCACCAGGCCAAACGGCTGGAGGTGCGGAACTTCAGCCTGCTGGTCTCCCATGTCCGGGTGCCACCGGCCATCGAGGCGATCATGCGATCACCGAGCTGCCGCGTCCAGGCATTCCTCGCCGCCGGGCACGTGTGCAGCGTGATGGGCACCCTTGAGTACCCCGCACTCGCCGACACCTACCAGGTGCCCATCGTGGTCACCGGGTTCGAGCCGCTGGACATCCTGGAAGGCATCCGCCGGGCGGTCCGCCAACTCGAGCGAGGAGAACACCGCGTCGAGAACGCCTACCCACGCGCCGTGCGCCCACAGGGCAACCCGGTCGCCCTCAGCGTGCTGCGAGAGGTGTTCACCACCACCGACCGCGCCTGGCGTGGCATCGGCACCATTCCGGACAGCGGCTGGCGGCTGACGGACGCCTACCGCGACTACGACGCCGAGCACCGGTTCGAGGTCGCCGGCCTGGCCACCGAGGAGTCCGCGGTGTGCCGCAGTGGAGAGGTGCTCCAGGGGCTGATCAAACCCCACGAGTGCGCGGCCTTCGGCACCGCCTGCACTCCGCGCACACCGCTGGGCGCGACCATGGTCTCCAACGAGGGCGCGTGCGCCGCCTACTACCTGTACCGGCGTCTGGCCACGCCCCGCACGGAGGAGACGGCTTCCGTTGGCTGA
- the hypF gene encoding carbamoyltransferase HypF: MKQPLVSGSATAEPDTKGAQRPVRRLVTVGGVVQGVGFRPFVHALATELGLSGQVANGSAGARIEIEGGPEAVAAFCHRLTTDVPPLADIASVAASELPPTGGTGFAIVPSLTGHGRTLVPPDAATCDTCLTELADPADRRHRHPFITCTDCGPRFTITTALPYDRATTTMAAFPMCPECAAEYTDPSDRRFHAQPIACWACGPRLRLTGSVRREDGAALAEARRMLTAGAILAVKGLGGYHLVCDATSSRAVGELRRRKARGDKPFAVMIPDADTAARLGHLGPAERRVLTGRSRPIVLLRRRSPTPLAPQVCPGSPDIGVMLPYTPLHRLLFGLPDDPPGPGVLVVTSGNLSGEPLVTDDREATLRLDGLADAWLWHDRPIVVACDDSVVRVRADGSPLPIRRSRGFAPARIRLPVAVRPVLAVGGDLKNAVCLAEGDAAWLSAHIGDMDSLSAQGAFERAESHLRTLTRIEPVRVAADRHPGYRSARWARRDGRPLTLVQHHHAHIASAMAEHGLDEPVLGVAFDGTGYGDDGAVWGGEVLLADYARYRRLAHLAYVPLPGGDAAVRNPYRMALAHLRAAGLAWSPDLPCTAACPPDERRLLEVQLARGIACVPTSSVGRLFDAVSSLVGICHRAGYEAQAAMELEAAAATADGVRNGYPFALEDPAPLLAAIVADLRTGTPVPLIAARFHLAVAGAVRTACRKAHRSTGVRAVVLTGGVFANALLDGMCTAGLAEDGFTVLGHTMVPPGDGGLALGQAVVAARDAET; this comes from the coding sequence ATGAAACAGCCCTTGGTGTCCGGCTCCGCCACGGCGGAGCCGGACACCAAGGGCGCGCAACGGCCGGTCCGCCGCCTGGTGACGGTCGGTGGCGTGGTGCAGGGAGTCGGATTCCGGCCCTTCGTCCATGCCTTGGCCACCGAACTGGGCCTGTCCGGTCAGGTGGCCAACGGGTCGGCAGGGGCGCGGATCGAGATCGAGGGCGGCCCCGAGGCGGTGGCCGCCTTCTGCCACCGGCTGACGACGGACGTACCCCCACTGGCGGACATCGCCTCGGTGGCCGCCTCGGAGCTGCCCCCGACCGGCGGCACCGGTTTCGCGATCGTGCCCTCCCTGACGGGCCACGGTCGCACCCTGGTCCCGCCCGACGCCGCCACCTGCGACACCTGCCTGACCGAGCTGGCCGATCCGGCCGACCGCCGCCACCGGCACCCGTTCATCACCTGCACCGACTGCGGCCCACGCTTCACCATCACCACCGCCCTGCCGTACGACCGGGCCACGACCACCATGGCGGCCTTCCCGATGTGCCCGGAGTGCGCGGCGGAGTACACGGACCCGTCCGACCGGCGGTTCCATGCCCAGCCCATCGCCTGCTGGGCCTGTGGGCCACGCCTGAGGCTCACCGGCTCCGTACGACGGGAGGACGGGGCCGCGCTGGCCGAGGCCCGGCGGATGCTGACGGCCGGGGCGATTCTGGCGGTCAAGGGCCTCGGCGGCTATCACCTGGTCTGCGACGCCACCTCCTCGAGGGCCGTGGGCGAACTGCGACGCCGCAAGGCCCGTGGCGACAAGCCGTTCGCCGTCATGATCCCCGATGCCGACACCGCCGCCCGGCTCGGCCACCTCGGCCCGGCGGAGCGCCGCGTCCTCACCGGGCGGTCCCGCCCCATCGTGCTGCTGCGTCGCCGGTCCCCGACCCCGCTCGCGCCACAGGTGTGTCCGGGGAGCCCAGACATCGGGGTGATGTTGCCCTACACCCCGTTGCACCGGCTCCTGTTCGGCCTCCCGGACGACCCACCAGGCCCCGGCGTCCTGGTGGTGACCAGCGGAAACCTCTCCGGCGAGCCGTTGGTGACCGACGACCGGGAGGCGACGCTCCGCCTGGACGGGCTGGCCGACGCCTGGCTCTGGCACGACCGGCCCATCGTGGTGGCCTGCGATGACTCGGTGGTCCGGGTGCGCGCGGATGGTTCGCCCCTGCCGATCCGCCGCTCGCGCGGTTTCGCTCCGGCACGCATCCGCCTTCCGGTGGCCGTCCGTCCGGTCCTGGCGGTCGGCGGGGATCTGAAGAACGCTGTGTGCCTGGCCGAGGGTGACGCCGCCTGGCTGTCCGCCCACATCGGGGACATGGACAGCCTGTCCGCCCAGGGCGCCTTCGAACGCGCCGAGAGCCATCTGCGGACGCTCACCCGTATCGAGCCGGTCCGCGTCGCCGCCGACCGCCACCCCGGTTACCGGTCCGCGCGATGGGCCCGGCGGGATGGCCGACCGCTGACCCTGGTCCAGCACCACCACGCCCACATCGCTTCCGCCATGGCGGAGCACGGGCTGGACGAACCGGTGCTCGGTGTCGCCTTCGACGGCACCGGCTACGGCGACGACGGCGCCGTTTGGGGCGGTGAGGTGCTGCTGGCCGACTACGCCCGCTACCGCCGCCTGGCGCATCTGGCGTACGTACCCCTGCCGGGTGGTGACGCGGCGGTGCGCAACCCGTATCGCATGGCACTGGCCCACCTGCGCGCGGCCGGCCTCGCCTGGTCGCCCGACCTGCCGTGCACCGCCGCCTGCCCACCGGATGAACGTCGTCTGCTGGAGGTCCAGTTGGCGCGTGGCATCGCGTGTGTGCCGACGTCCAGCGTGGGGCGGTTGTTCGACGCCGTGTCCTCGCTGGTGGGCATCTGTCACCGGGCGGGGTACGAGGCCCAGGCGGCGATGGAGCTGGAGGCCGCGGCCGCGACCGCCGACGGGGTGCGAAACGGCTACCCGTTCGCGCTGGAGGATCCCGCACCGCTGCTGGCGGCGATCGTGGCCGATCTCCGCACGGGTACGCCGGTCCCGCTGATCGCCGCCCGCTTCCATCTGGCGGTCGCCGGTGCGGTCCGCACGGCCTGCCGGAAGGCACACCGGAGCACGGGCGTGCGGGCGGTCGTCCTCACCGGCGGGGTGTTCGCCAACGCCCTCCTGGACGGGATGTGCACCGCCGGGCTGGCCGAGGACGGATTCACCGTCCTCGGGCACACGATGGTCCCGCCCGGCGACGGCGGCCTGGCTCTGGGACAGGCGGTCGTCGCCGCCCGTGACGCCGAGACATGA
- a CDS encoding CBS domain-containing protein, with protein MAETPHIVSDVMTRTVVAVGREASFKELVQTLGQWRVSAMPVLEGEGRVIGVVSEADLLPKEEFRDTDPDRFQQLRRLPDLAKAGALTAEELMSSPAVTVHPDATLPEAARIMAVRGVKRLPVVDAEGKLLGIVSRGDLLKVFLRADQEIEEEVHRTVVSCLFPGSSVHVRVREGVVTLGGQLRDTTLIPVAARLARAVEGVVDVECHFRGVGPDETEGTV; from the coding sequence ATGGCTGAGACTCCCCACATCGTGAGTGATGTGATGACCCGGACGGTGGTCGCCGTCGGGCGTGAGGCGTCGTTCAAGGAGCTGGTGCAGACGCTGGGTCAGTGGCGTGTGAGCGCCATGCCGGTGCTGGAGGGCGAGGGGCGTGTCATCGGCGTCGTCTCCGAGGCGGATCTGCTGCCCAAGGAGGAGTTCCGGGACACCGATCCGGACCGCTTCCAGCAGCTGCGGCGCCTCCCCGATCTCGCGAAGGCGGGGGCGTTGACGGCGGAGGAGCTGATGAGCTCCCCGGCGGTGACCGTGCACCCGGACGCCACGCTGCCCGAGGCGGCCCGGATCATGGCCGTGAGAGGGGTCAAACGGCTTCCCGTGGTCGACGCGGAGGGCAAGCTGCTGGGAATCGTCAGCCGGGGCGATCTGCTGAAGGTCTTCCTCCGCGCGGACCAGGAAATCGAGGAAGAGGTCCATCGCACGGTGGTGTCCTGCCTCTTCCCCGGCAGCAGCGTCCATGTCCGGGTACGGGAGGGAGTCGTCACGCTCGGCGGACAGCTCCGCGACACCACGCTGATCCCCGTGGCCGCGCGCCTTGCCCGGGCCGTGGAGGGGGTGGTGGACGTGGAATGCCACTTCCGGGGCGTCGGACCGGACGAGACGGAGGGCACGGTCTGA
- a CDS encoding Acg family FMN-binding oxidoreductase: MSMRAHVGDQLIVESPTTGVTKRDGEIVGLHHDDGTPPYEVRWSDTDQVTLVFPGPDAHIQPIGHGREGQREATGQRTSTATHRGARALSEAVIMSLVEDATAAPSMHNAQPWRFEYSRRRRVFHLRADLRGALPHSDPELRALHIGCGAALMNLRVAVAHEGWEAQTRPLPDPGDPMLLASVTLTRPLGGEADPAGLYPAVRTRHTSRYPFDEREIPPPVRTALVDAAHREQVALSFVSGWHLQYVVDLALEAEARNLTDAGAAADLARFTRRADDTRSATEGVPEYAFGPRRRIGKAPMRDFAGGKPVPGRPMADFETLPHLVLLSTSSDRPVDWLRTGQAVERVLLRATLAGLSASFVTQALEWHDLRWPLRDPMSGMAYVQTVLRLGYGPPGTRTPRRPVHDVLDIEP, encoded by the coding sequence ATGTCGATGCGTGCGCATGTCGGCGACCAACTGATTGTCGAAAGCCCCACCACAGGTGTCACCAAACGGGACGGTGAGATCGTCGGACTCCACCATGACGACGGAACACCTCCCTATGAGGTGCGGTGGTCGGACACCGACCAGGTCACCCTTGTGTTCCCCGGTCCTGACGCACACATTCAGCCCATCGGCCACGGGCGCGAAGGGCAGCGGGAGGCGACCGGGCAGCGCACGTCCACGGCGACGCACCGCGGTGCTCGTGCGCTCTCCGAAGCGGTGATCATGTCGTTGGTGGAGGACGCCACGGCCGCGCCCTCGATGCACAACGCGCAGCCCTGGCGGTTCGAGTACTCCCGGCGCAGGCGTGTCTTTCACCTCAGGGCCGACCTCCGTGGCGCTCTGCCGCACTCCGACCCCGAGCTCCGCGCCCTGCACATCGGCTGTGGCGCCGCCCTGATGAACCTGCGGGTCGCGGTGGCGCACGAGGGCTGGGAGGCACAGACCCGGCCGCTGCCCGACCCCGGCGACCCGATGCTGCTGGCGTCGGTGACTCTGACCCGCCCGCTCGGTGGCGAGGCCGATCCGGCCGGCTTGTACCCGGCCGTGCGCACCCGGCATACCAGCCGGTACCCCTTCGACGAGAGGGAGATCCCCCCACCGGTGCGGACGGCACTCGTCGACGCCGCGCACCGGGAACAGGTCGCGCTGTCCTTCGTCTCCGGCTGGCATCTTCAGTACGTCGTGGACCTGGCGCTGGAGGCCGAGGCCCGCAATCTCACCGACGCCGGAGCCGCCGCGGACCTGGCCCGCTTCACCCGCCGGGCGGACGATACGCGGTCGGCCACCGAAGGGGTCCCGGAGTACGCCTTCGGGCCCCGCCGCCGGATCGGCAAGGCTCCCATGCGGGACTTCGCGGGCGGCAAGCCCGTCCCCGGCCGCCCCATGGCCGATTTCGAGACCCTCCCCCATCTGGTGTTGCTGAGCACCTCCAGCGACCGCCCGGTGGACTGGCTGCGCACCGGCCAGGCGGTGGAGCGGGTGCTGCTGCGCGCCACTCTGGCGGGCCTGTCCGCCTCGTTCGTCACCCAGGCCCTCGAATGGCACGACCTGCGCTGGCCGCTGCGCGACCCGATGTCGGGCATGGCCTACGTGCAGACGGTGCTGCGGCTCGGATACGGCCCTCCGGGCACACGGACCCCCAGGCGGCCGGTCCACGACGTGCTGGACATCGAGCCATAG
- the ppk2 gene encoding polyphosphate kinase 2: MIHPGRLPRGAYEKELRRLQVELVKLQEWVRVEEQRVVVVFEGRDAAGKGGAIKRVTARLNPRVVRTVALPVPTDRERTQWYFQRYVEQLPAAGEIVLFDRSWYNRAGVERVMGFCTEEEHQRFLHQCPVFERMLVEDGILLRKYWFSVSDPEQEQRFRQRLSDPTRRWKISAMDLESITRWEAYSRAKDEMFAYTDMPEAPWYVVESDDKRAARINMIAHLLSTVPYGDVRLPELRLPPRPAPTGYQRPPKHLQNFVPDHAASLRAPDRGPASDADRADGSGHR, translated from the coding sequence ATGATTCACCCAGGACGACTGCCGCGTGGCGCGTACGAGAAGGAACTGCGGCGTCTACAGGTCGAACTGGTCAAGCTCCAGGAGTGGGTGCGGGTCGAGGAACAGCGCGTGGTGGTGGTCTTCGAGGGGCGGGACGCGGCCGGGAAGGGCGGCGCGATCAAACGGGTCACCGCACGCCTCAACCCGCGCGTCGTCCGCACCGTCGCCCTGCCCGTGCCCACGGACCGCGAACGCACCCAGTGGTACTTCCAACGCTATGTCGAGCAGCTTCCCGCCGCGGGGGAGATCGTGCTCTTCGACCGCAGCTGGTACAACCGGGCCGGCGTCGAACGCGTCATGGGATTCTGCACCGAGGAGGAGCACCAGCGCTTCCTCCACCAGTGCCCGGTCTTCGAACGGATGCTGGTCGAGGACGGGATCCTGCTGCGCAAGTACTGGTTCTCGGTGAGCGACCCCGAGCAGGAACAGCGGTTCCGCCAGCGCCTGAGCGATCCCACGCGACGCTGGAAGATCTCCGCCATGGACCTGGAGTCCATCACCCGCTGGGAGGCGTACTCCCGCGCCAAGGACGAGATGTTCGCGTACACCGACATGCCTGAGGCCCCGTGGTACGTCGTCGAGAGCGACGACAAGCGCGCCGCCCGGATCAACATGATCGCCCATCTGCTGTCGACCGTTCCGTACGGCGACGTCCGGCTCCCGGAATTGCGTCTGCCTCCCCGCCCCGCGCCCACCGGCTACCAGCGGCCGCCCAAACACCTGCAGAATTTCGTGCCCGACCACGCGGCCTCGCTCCGGGCACCGGATCGCGGGCCGGCCTCAGATGCGGATAGGGCCGACGGAAGCGGACACCGATGA